In a genomic window of Pseudomonadota bacterium:
- a CDS encoding NAD(P)H-hydrate dehydratase, with amino-acid sequence MKLANAHQMRELDQEAIDRYGIPGIVLMENAGRGTVDKIIQTFGDPAGKTVSIFVGPGNNGGDGLVIARHLHQLGAEPVVFLLVSPEKIKGDAAINLQIVRKLPIPIIPLLEGDAFDRVELSLAGSWLTVDALFGTGLKREVAGHFAEVITIINQYPVPVVSVDIPSGLDSDTGNPLGACIKAQLTVTYGLAKPGHFVYPGAEYVGELSLVDIGIPPEAVYNADIRCELLEKEDLCQWLPDRNALDHKGTFGHLLIIAGSPGKTGAAILSARGALRCGVGLVSLCAPQVINTVYESCLVEAMTIPVSGTEKGQFSVQDFQRIMDAAAGKQAVVIGPGLGTDPETAELVLQLYSNLDLPMVVDADALNILAAFRSEIKNPPAARILTPHPGEMARLTGISSKEIQLRRLEMARSFAEDNGVILLLKGAGTVIADGAGEARVNPTGNPGLAAGGMGDVLSGLIGGFLAQGVHPWHAACLGAYVHGLAADGLSETMGMDMGYTASELAAELPEAILELLDFEQEK; translated from the coding sequence ATGAAGCTTGCAAATGCCCATCAGATGCGGGAGCTTGATCAGGAGGCCATAGACCGTTACGGCATCCCCGGGATTGTCCTCATGGAAAACGCCGGACGGGGCACGGTTGATAAGATCATCCAGACCTTTGGGGATCCAGCCGGAAAAACCGTGTCAATTTTTGTCGGCCCCGGCAACAATGGCGGGGATGGCCTGGTCATTGCCAGGCATCTTCATCAGCTGGGGGCTGAACCCGTTGTGTTTCTTCTGGTGTCTCCTGAAAAGATTAAAGGGGATGCGGCAATCAATCTTCAGATTGTCCGGAAATTGCCGATCCCGATCATTCCCCTTCTTGAGGGCGACGCTTTTGACCGCGTGGAGCTCAGTCTGGCCGGCAGCTGGCTGACCGTCGATGCCCTATTCGGCACCGGCTTGAAACGGGAAGTTGCCGGACATTTTGCCGAAGTCATAACAATAATCAACCAATACCCTGTGCCCGTGGTATCCGTGGATATCCCGTCAGGTCTTGACAGTGATACGGGCAATCCCCTGGGAGCATGTATTAAAGCGCAGCTAACAGTTACCTACGGTCTTGCCAAACCCGGTCATTTTGTCTATCCCGGGGCGGAATATGTCGGTGAATTGTCCCTGGTGGATATCGGCATACCCCCGGAGGCCGTTTATAACGCTGATATCCGCTGCGAGTTACTGGAGAAAGAAGATCTTTGCCAATGGCTCCCTGATCGTAATGCCCTGGACCATAAAGGGACTTTCGGCCATTTGCTGATCATTGCCGGCTCCCCCGGAAAAACAGGGGCGGCGATCTTGAGTGCCCGTGGTGCCTTGCGATGCGGGGTGGGTCTGGTGAGTCTTTGTGCGCCGCAGGTGATCAATACTGTGTATGAGTCCTGTCTTGTGGAAGCCATGACCATCCCGGTTTCTGGGACGGAAAAAGGGCAGTTTAGCGTGCAGGATTTTCAGCGGATAATGGATGCCGCCGCCGGAAAGCAGGCGGTGGTTATTGGGCCGGGGCTGGGTACCGATCCCGAGACTGCGGAGCTGGTATTGCAACTTTACAGTAATCTGGATCTACCCATGGTGGTGGACGCGGATGCTTTGAATATCCTGGCAGCCTTTCGTTCGGAGATAAAAAATCCCCCTGCTGCCAGGATTCTGACCCCTCACCCGGGAGAGATGGCACGGTTGACAGGCATCAGCTCAAAGGAGATACAGTTAAGGCGATTAGAAATGGCAAGAAGTTTTGCCGAGGATAACGGCGTTATCTTGCTGCTTAAAGGGGCTGGAACGGTTATCGCCGATGGCGCCGGGGAGGCGAGAGTCAATCCCACCGGTAATCCAGGACTTGCCGCCGGCGGCATGGGAGATGTTCTATCGGGACTGATCGGCGGGTTCCTTGCCCAGGGCGTGCATCCATGGCATGCAGCCTGTCTGGGGGCCTATGTTCATGGCCTTGCCGCGGACGGTCTCTCGGAAACAATGGGAATGGATATGGGCTACACCGCCTCAGAACTCGCCGCAGAGCTCCCCGAAGCAATTCTCGAGTTGCTGGATTTTGAACAGGAAAAGTGA
- a CDS encoding archease produces MQNKYWEHFHHIADIGVRGVGKTPEEAFEQAALALTAVITDIESVLPETKLTVHCEADDQELLFADWLNAVLYEMDIRKMLFSRYQVLIHDNILEAEIFGEKTDPHKHAPAVEIKGATYTSLKVKKNKRGQWIAQCIVDV; encoded by the coding sequence ATGCAAAACAAGTACTGGGAACATTTTCACCATATCGCCGATATCGGCGTGCGTGGCGTGGGCAAAACCCCGGAGGAGGCCTTCGAACAGGCGGCCCTGGCGTTGACCGCGGTTATAACTGATATTGAATCGGTGTTACCGGAAACAAAACTTACCGTGCATTGCGAAGCGGACGACCAGGAATTGCTTTTTGCCGATTGGTTGAATGCCGTTCTCTACGAAATGGACATCCGGAAAATGCTCTTCAGCCGTTACCAGGTACTTATCCACGACAATATCCTCGAAGCGGAGATCTTTGGAGAAAAAACTGACCCACACAAACATGCTCCAGCAGTTGAAATCAAGGGGGCAACCTATACGTCCCTCAAGGTGAAAAAAAATAAACGCGGTCAATGGATCGCACAGTGTATTGTTGATGTTTAA